A stretch of DNA from Nitrospirota bacterium:
TCTGAGGATGTCAGAGCGCTGGATGAAGCCGGAGCAGATGCCATACTGGTTGGCACATCTTTAATGAAAGCCGCCAATATTGCACAGAAATTAGGCGAATTCCGTAATTACAGATCATCTTCCTTAAACATCTGAGTTCAAGTTGCCGGTAATCTCACTAATTCCGGTAAAACTATTTAAGATCACAATTTCGTTTTATTGTTATAGTAAACTGAGCCCCACCATCATTATTTCTGACAGATAATACCCCTCCTATTTTTTCCTCAACAATTTTCTTTGCCAAATATAATCCTAATCCAGTTCCATTCTCTGAAGATTTTGTGCTTACATATGGCTCATAGATTTTATCTATAACATATGCTGGTATCCCACCACCATTGTCTTGTACTGTCACAATTATTTCATCTTCTGTTCCTTTAAGAAAAATCAAAATGGTTCCCTTATATCCGTTATCTGATAGTTTGTTTTTACTGATTATCGCATCTCTTGCATTGTTAATTAAATTCAACAGTACTTGTTTAAATTCGGTAGAGCAACCAACAAATGATAAATAAGATTCACTCCCCTTAATTTTTACTATAATTTCAAGATTATGTGCTTTTCTGTAGGATTCTCCAAACATAAACATTAAATCATCAATTATTTTCTTTACGCTGATAATCTGTTGTTTTTTTGCAGGCATTAAAAAATCTCTGAAATTATCTATTGTCTTTGACATAAATTTAATCTGTGAATGAATTATCTCAATAGATTTATATAAAGATTCTTTGCTCATTTCATTATAAACGTATGTATCCTTTACATCTTCTACGGTAAGCGATATAGCATTCAAAGGCTGTTTCCATTGATGGGCTATCATGGATATAATCTCACCCATGCTTGCCATCTTTGATTGCTGTATCAACATTTGCTCATGTTGGTATCTGTTATTCACCTCCTCTTCTACTCTTTTTTCAAGGTGCTGATTTAAAGATAATAAGTCTTTCTCGACTAACTTCTTCAAATTGATCTCATTTTGTAATTTTTGATTGATAGCTGTTAGCTCATTTGTACGCTCTAATACCATCTCTTCTAACTTCTCCTTCTCCGCACCTATATTCCTAAATAAAAGGTTAAAGGGTTTATTCAAACCCATTAAAAAAATTGCTTTATATATAAAATAGTAGGACATAACTTTTAAAATATGCCCAGATACGTTCAGATAGCCATATAAATCTTCATAGAAAGTAAAACAAAGCCCTGACAGTACTGTGAAAAATATTGAAATTGCTATTAAATCCAAAACATCTTTATGAAAAAATCTCTTGCTTTTAAAAAGTAGGTACTTATTTTCCATATACTGACGTGTATTGCATGTGAGAGTAAAAAGGCAAAATGCTATAACTATACAAAACAATTCAACAATCGTATGATATGCTAAATACCCGTAAAGACAGCTTAAAACTAGAACTAATATTAGGAAACCCAACAAAAAATTACTTTTTAAAACCTTTAAATTATAAGATTTTATTATGTTTTCCATAATCCCTCACTCAGTTTAAATACTATTCAACTTGTGTTTCAGATACTATCTCTCTAATAATCCCCTCCAGTTCTTCTGATGTCCTGAAAGTTTTTGCTTCTTCATTATTTAGTTCCTCATTCTCCCCTAAAAAAGTACCGTTGTTGCATTTATAATAAATGAAGGTATCTTACATATTACTTACAAATTTGTGATAACACTTCTATACTTTAAAAAAGATATACTACATACTCTAATGCCTATGTATCAATATAATGAACGGCACAATTACCATACTTGAGATTTGTGTCATAAACTAAAGATATATTTATATACCAGGATATTATCTTATGCTTTAACTTCAAGATATCATAGCAACACAAAGCCCTGAATTGTGTAATGCAAACTACAAAATAAAATCATTTTCAAAAAATTTTGTGTTAAAATAATAGTATTTCTTTTTAACATCCAAAATATAGCCTTCTTTTCTCCAATGTGCCAGCACTGATGTGACTGTCTCGCGAAACAAACCTGTCATATCAGCAATATCCTGATGGGTTACTTGAATTTCTATCTTGATTCCGTTAGGGGTTTGTGCTACAAATTTACTTGCTAACCTTTGAAACATCGCTTTTATTCTCTGTTCAGCCTTATTATAGGTTAATCTTTTAATAATATCATTTGCTTCTCTTACTTTTGAACATAAATCCGTCATTAAATAGTGAACAAAGCTGGGTTCTGAACTAACCAAAAGCCAAAAATCATTTTTTGACATAATTGCAACAAGGGTGTTCTCCACAGCAATTACCGTTGCGCTTGTTGTTTGATTATCAATCAGAGACATTTCTCCAAAATATTCACCGATACCTCTTACTGCAATCGTTACATCTTTCCCATCATCGTTTATAACATTTACTTTAACCTTGCCAGTTAAAATCATGTACAGTTGTTTATTTTCACTACCGTGCTGGACAAGCACTACATCCTTCTTATACTTTCTAATCAGTATTTTATTAGATATCTGTTCTATATCAGCAACACTTAGACAGGATAAAAGCGGCACTTTTCTCAATAGACAGATAGCATTGTCACTCTTGCAGTATTTTTTCATGCGGTTAGATAGTCAATGTAAACTTGAAACTCAGAAATGTTATTAAGTTTTAGATTATTTATCTGGAAACACATCCTGTACAATCGTCCAAAAGAACGACGTCGCCACAAGTAACAAATCGCTACTACCACATATATAACATCCATATAACACATTCCTCCCTTTAGGAACAGTAGATTGTAACAAATAATTATTTGCTAATTTTGTAATCCAAACTACAAAATGAATGAATTACAATATAGTTACGCATAATTTATATATTCTCACGAAAAGAATTGTGACACAAAGATTTATTAATGCTGCGGTTTATAATTTACGATAAAAATGAAGTGTATTCAATGTGATGGCAAAAAGAGTGAACGGTTAATCTTGAGTTTCAGATACTATCTCTCTGATAATCCCCTCCAGTTCTTCTGATGTCTTGAAAGTTTTTGCTTCTTCTGATGAAATATTTTTTACGGTGCCAATTATAGAGTGTTGACCATCATTTCTATAAATGCTCAAGATATATGTGGATTTCACGATGTTTCCTCATATATTTGTACCTTTATTGTTAGCGACTCCATTGTTAGTTCCTCGTCCTCCCATAAAAAACTTCCCTAAAATAGCATCTATGTTGTGTTTATTTTAAACAATAGTATCTTACAGATCACTTACAGATTCGCCATAATTTTGAAAATTATGGTATTTAGCAGAGGATTGTCAGAGGTTTAAAGAAGTGCACACAGTCAATTATTTTCCATAATAGACTTATAAAGATTCTCTGTTTTCACAGATGGGCTGATAGCAAGTACAGTGTTAAATATGTGCTTACACTTATTGTATGTGGCAAGCGCCTCTCCTTTTAAACCGGCTTTCAAGTAACACGTTATTAGATGGCTGAAACATTCCTCCCGAAGATAATCCGTATCCAATGATGTCTTATAACATTCTATGGCTTTGCCACACTTATTGACACTTTCGTAGAATGATCCTGCTTTATTACAAATACGGATGAACTCGTCCTTCAAACGCTCTCTTTGGTATGCTGCCCATGACTGGTCATGTTCACCCGGAAGAAAGTCGCCTTTATAAATGTTTAAGGCTTTTTTGTATAAATTATCTATTTTCTGCTCAACGTCTGATAACGCTACCGTACTCTCTAACTCATCTATAATATCCCGCAACGACCACACATCTATCCAGCAATAGTCAGAATTAATAGATACGTGGTTATCTGACATAATAATAGCGTCGGAATCGAATCTTAAAAGTTTACGTAAGCGATGTAGTGTAGTATGAAAAGATTTCGTCGCCAGGTCACCGTCCACATCGGGCCACAAGGTGTCAGACAACTGCGTAATGCCTACGTCTTTTCCTCCATACGCTATTATTGCCTTCAGCATTTCAAGAGGTTTTCGTTGGGTTTTGCCCGAAAAGTTGACTAGTTTTTCATCTACTGTTATTGCAAATCTTCCGAGCGTATAAACTTTTAGCGGATATGGCCAGTTTTCATCTTTATAGCTACCGGGGGTAATATTATGAAGCCTGATCATTTCCTTAATAAAATCCGTTTCAATTCCTTTTTCAATAGCCGCTATGCATAAACGTTCCGTGGAACTTTGCAAGAAAAACGTAAATCTCATCCCAATTTCTCTGGAGAGCGTAACGTCGCTTTTAATTTTTTCAACAAATTGCTTCTCGTTATTTTCATAAAAAGATATGAGGGCCTCAAGCATTGTGCATATGTACGTGGGAAGCGTACTGCCGGTAATAACGCCAAAATTTAAGCTCTCTTTTATATGATGTCTTGCCTCCTCATACTGTCCAGACTCAGTGTATATATATGCAATACTATATTCAAATATCCCAAGGATCAAATAAGAACCTAAGTCCACCGTTAACTGTATGTTTATTTCAGCGTGATCAATAGCTGACTTGTATTGGCCACGGCTAAGGGCTACAAGTGAAACAATCTGATGATAATATATATTGCCAAAACATTGCACGTTGACCATGGAAGATTCCATTTTCTTCAGATATTTTTCTGCAGCTTCATTGTCGCCAATAGCGAGGGAAATATAAGTGGCCGTACCGAAAAGCATTAAATCCAGCATATGTACATCATACTCTCTTGCAAGTTCTAATCCCTCTTCCACAACCTTCAGTCCCTGTCTATATGATGCAGAATAAAAAAAGTATAGCGATTGTGACCTGCAGAACATCAATCTTGCTAATAGGTTTCCTTTTGACTTTTCGATAACTGGAAACAAGGTTTCAATTATAACACCGGCTTTGTATATCTTGCCGGTATAGAGATAGTATAGAATTAGGTTATGGCCGAGAGACATAAGTTGTATAATATTTTGAGAATGGCGTAATATTTTTAACACTTCCTCTTCCCAGTAAGGCATGTCTTGATGCCAAGGCTGTCGAAACATAAGTGCTGAGAATATACTTGAAGATAATCGCTGTCTAAGTTCTAATGGGATATCCTGTATGGAGAAACTCAGCGATAAAGGAGTGTCTTTATGCCTATTGGTCAATTCTTCATACTCGTTAATCCAATAATCCAGAGGGTGAAAGTCTTTCCATTCATAAACAAAAGTATCTACTATACTGCAAAATGCAGATAACAACCCTTTGAGGTCATCCGTAGATTTAAATTTTTCGTACGAGATCTCTAATATTTTGCGTGTTTCTGCAGGGTTGGTTTGCAGCATATTCATTCCTTTCCAATAAAGCAGCCACGGTTGCTTTTCGATGAAGTCATCAGGGATAGCAGCAAACCATCTGTTAAGTATAGCACCCCTACCATGGGCAATCATGGACGCTAC
This window harbors:
- a CDS encoding Crp/Fnr family transcriptional regulator, whose amino-acid sequence is MPLLSCLSVADIEQISNKILIRKYKKDVVLVQHGSENKQLYMILTGKVKVNVINDDGKDVTIAVRGIGEYFGEMSLIDNQTTSATVIAVENTLVAIMSKNDFWLLVSSEPSFVHYLMTDLCSKVREANDIIKRLTYNKAEQRIKAMFQRLASKFVAQTPNGIKIEIQVTHQDIADMTGLFRETVTSVLAHWRKEGYILDVKKKYYYFNTKFFENDFIL